The stretch of DNA GACCAAGGGTCAGGCCATCAAGATCATCAATACCCACGGCCATCAGGTGGTGGATACCTGGTGCTTCAGCCTGGAAGACCTCACCGAGTTCATGTCCATGGAGCATATCCGCCCCACCTTGGGAAAAATTTTCCCCACCAAGGGCGACCAGCTCTATTCCAACCGCCGCCGGCCCATCCTGTTTTTCGAGGAGGATACTTCGCCGGGCATCCACGATACCCTGATGGCCGCCTGCGATGACTATCGGTATGGCCTGCTCGGCTGCAAGGAATACCACGACAATTGCACCGATAATCTGCATGCCGGCATGCGTCAGATCGGCCTGCGCGCGCCCGAAACCCCAAGCCCGCTCAATCTCTGGATGAACATTCCGGTTGATCGGGAGGGGCGCACGAGTTGGGGCGAGCCGGTCTCAAAGCCTGGTGACTATTTGGTTTTGCGCGCACAGATGGATTGCGTGGTCGCCATGTCGTGCTGCCCCCAGGATATCTTGCCCATCAACGGCAAGGCGGGAAACACCGTGGAAGCCCATTATCAAATTCTCGATTGAGCAGGGGGCGGGCGGCGCATTGAGCCGCCCGTCACGAATTGACCGCGATCAGCACCTTGCCGACCGTGCCTCGCCCCTCGAGGCACGTCTGGGCAGCGCGGATCTCGGCGAGCGGAAATTCCGCCGCGATCGGAATCGTCAGCCGGCCGGCCTCGATCGCCTCGATCACATGGCGCAATCCTCGCCGCCATCTCTGCGAACCCGGCACGGCGTGCAGCAACTCGAAGCCGGCGAGTGAGGTCGAGCGCTCATAGAGTTTCTTCCGAATGTTGAAGTGCGGATCACCGGCCGCCTCGCCGATATTGATGACGCGGCCATAGGTGCGCAGCGCATCGAAGCTGCGCGCCAGGATATCGCTGCCAAGGGAATCGATCACGAGATCAACCCCGCGCCCCCCGGTCTCGGCCATGGCCACGTCCACGAAATCTTCCGCGTCCCGCGCGATCACCCGGGCTGCGCCGAATTTGAGCGGCATCTCGGCTTTGGCGGCCGACCCGACCGTGCCGATGACCCGCGCACCCCCTTGGGTCGCAAGTTGTGTGAGCGCCAGGCCGACCCCGCCGCCGATGGCATGCACAAGGATGGTCTCACCTCGGCGCAATCTGTGCGCAGTATAGAGCAGGTGATAGGCGGTGAGCGCCACCACCGGAAAGGCAGCGGCCTTGCGCGGGTCCATGCCTGGCGGCAAGGGGATCACATATTTCTCCGGCACCACCACCATATCCGCAAAGCCACCGAGCATGGCGGGTCCGGTGATCGCGCTCACCGCCTGTCCCTCCCGCAAGGTGGACACCCCACGCCCGCAGGCGCGGACGAAGCCGGTAACCTCGCCCCCGAGGATCGAGGGATAGGGGATCGGGTC from Rhodoligotrophos sp. CJ14 encodes:
- a CDS encoding urea carboxylase-associated family protein, yielding MANSEIMTIPARKGRAARLTKGQAIKIINTHGHQVVDTWCFSLEDLTEFMSMEHIRPTLGKIFPTKGDQLYSNRRRPILFFEEDTSPGIHDTLMAACDDYRYGLLGCKEYHDNCTDNLHAGMRQIGLRAPETPSPLNLWMNIPVDREGRTSWGEPVSKPGDYLVLRAQMDCVVAMSCCPQDILPINGKAGNTVEAHYQILD
- a CDS encoding quinone oxidoreductase family protein, which produces MRAVVIEAPGGLDRLKVTHMPDPEPGPRQVLIDVGWAACNWGDIQKRQGIYPDPIPYPSILGGEVTGFVRACGRGVSTLREGQAVSAITGPAMLGGFADMVVVPEKYVIPLPPGMDPRKAAAFPVVALTAYHLLYTAHRLRRGETILVHAIGGGVGLALTQLATQGGARVIGTVGSAAKAEMPLKFGAARVIARDAEDFVDVAMAETGGRGVDLVIDSLGSDILARSFDALRTYGRVINIGEAAGDPHFNIRKKLYERSTSLAGFELLHAVPGSQRWRRGLRHVIEAIEAGRLTIPIAAEFPLAEIRAAQTCLEGRGTVGKVLIAVNS